A stretch of Triticum aestivum cultivar Chinese Spring chromosome 1D, IWGSC CS RefSeq v2.1, whole genome shotgun sequence DNA encodes these proteins:
- the LOC123172175 gene encoding peroxidase 1 has product MASRSLMVALLLAAVAATCARAQLHEKFYSESCPSVEDVVRREMVRALSLAPSLAGPLLRMHFHDCFVRGCDGSVLLDSANKTAEKDAQPNQTLRGFGFVERVKAAVEKACPDTVSCADVLALIARDAVWLSKGPFWEVPLGRRDGSVSISNETDALPPPTANFTVLTQLFAAVNLDAKDLVVLSAGHTIGTSHCFSFSDRLYNFTGMENPSDIDPTLEPQYMMRLKSKCASLNDNTTLVEMDPGSFKTFDTDYFKLVSKRRGLFHSDGALLTDPFTRAYVQRHATGAFKDEFFADFAASMIKMGNANPLTGGQGEIRKKCSVVNH; this is encoded by the exons ATGGCGTCGAGGTCTTTGATGGTGGCGCTCCTgctcgcggcggtggcggcgacgtgCGCGCGGGCGCAGCTGCACGAGAAGTTCTACAGCGAGTCGTGCCCCAGCGTGGAGGACGTCGTGAGGAGGGAGATGGTGAGGGCGCTGTCCCTGGCGCCCAGCCTCGCCGGGCCGCTCCTCCGGATGCACTTCCATGACTGCTTCGTCAGG GGGTGCGACGGGTCTGTTCTGCTGGACTCGGCGAACAAGACAGCGGAGAAGGACGCACAGCCGAACCAGACGCTGCGAGGCTTCGGCTTCGTTGAGAGggtgaaggccgcggtggagaAGGCCTGCCCCGACACCGTCTCCTGCGCGGACGTGCTCGCCCTCATTGCCAGGGACGCGGTCTGGCTG AGCAAGGGGCCATTCTGGGAAGTTCCCCTCGGCCGGAGAGACGGCAGCGTGTCCATCTCCAACGAGACCGACGCCCTGCCACCTCCTACCGCCAACTTCACCGTGCTCACCCAGCTCTTCGCGGCCGTGAACCTCGACGCCAAGGACCTCGTCGTCCTCTCCGCCGGGCACACCATCGGGAcgtcgcactgcttctccttctCCGACCGGCTCTACAACTTCACCGGCATGGAGAACCCCAGCGACATCGACCCCACGCTGGAGCCGCAGTACATGATGCGGCTAAAGAGCAAGTGTGCCAGCCTCAACGACAACACCACCCTCGTGGAGATGGACCCCGGTAGCTTCAAGACCTTCGACACCGACTACTTCAAGCTGGTGAGCAAGCGGAGGGGCCTCTTCCACTCCGACGGCGCCCTCCTCACCGACCCCTTCACCCGCGCCTACGTCCAGCGCCATGCCACCGGCGCCTTCAAGGACGAGTTCTTCGCCGACTTCGCCGCCTCCATGATCAAGATGGGCAACGCCAACCCGCTCACCGGCGGCCAGGGCGAGATCAGGAAGAAGTGCAGCGTGGTTAACCATTAA